Within Populus trichocarpa isolate Nisqually-1 chromosome 6, P.trichocarpa_v4.1, whole genome shotgun sequence, the genomic segment AAAGacgaaaaagaaaagtagatgAGATGAGACAACAAGTCCAAGCACAGATTCACTTGTTACAGCACAAACACTGTATCCTGCGATTTTCAAGCCCATCAGATTTTATTCTGTttcgctttctttcttttttcttgctggTGGAGGTGTTTTCTGGCTGCCGCTGGGCTCCTCATGtctctcttttctatttgtCCTCGTCCTAATcgtttcaaagagaaaaaaaacattttactcaataaaatagatttattcAGGGCTGAAATattctttcaattcaaaaaaataaaaaagaaattgtactcgtattttttaaaatgaaataataataataataataataataatagatcaTTTGGAAAGGTGTACagacttaattaattaaggGAATATGCTAACGAAAAGCTAAAGCTGAAGAGCTTTTGTACGTGTTTATATTTGCTCGATGTTTTGTAAGATTATTAGAATAGATACTGCAaggattaaaaacttaattaaatggttgtttaaaaaaaaaaaacaattcattccTAGGTGCACACAGTTTCCACGCGGGGTACTCATAACGTCATGTACTACGTGTTTTGTACTAGCAAATTCGCCGGCACTTTATCGCAGAGATACTGTTCAAAATAGATGTTGCAAAATGATCTCACCACTTGATTTTTCTACgatgaaacatgtttttttttagaaaaaaaattaaaatgttaaattgcaatcacactaaaaaaaaacctaaagctaCTGggggaataaataaatatatatatatatatatatatatatatatatatatatagaaagacagagagagaaaccatggattgtaatagtgtttcataatgtatttaaaaaaaatacaaatttctgggtaatttagttttttttttccttatttttttcaatttatttatttgatgttgCATTTACTTGGAATTAGactttggtgatttttttttactacttaGGATAGGGGATTGCTTGGTGTTGAGGAAAAATTACTCGTTGGATAGATGATTAATTTGTTAAGATtagatgaaattttattaatttaaaatcagaAACTAAATTTGAATATTAGACTAATGTTCatactcttttttctttgcacTTTAGGTATTGCGTGTAgtgttttctagtgaccaaaaatACTTTTCCTTCATGTTGCTGAAAGCGCCATTGCATTCTGTTTAATGTGACATGTGTAAGTGGTGGttggatgatttatcattagtggagcttattcttttttatttctaattttttgttagtgtttttgtaaaagttttattagttttcaatttcatcattcaatctatgatatattattcttttctaatttggtcttcattcttttgattttattgttcttttattaaagttatttttcttttcaatttcaccctccaataaaaagaatttgtggttgccttctaatttattttttttatttcaatttttattcttattcttttaatttctatttttaattttggatctttttttgtagctgtttttttttctaatttcattctttaacattttgACTGGTTAGGGATTCAACTTCatagttttttcatgtataataTTTCTGGTCTAATAATCTGAGTCATggattaaacattttttttaaaacccatTATTTAATGGACATAACCccataaaatctaatttcaaatGGACCAAAATCACACGAAGAcaatttcaactttttaattgagGAACCAATTCTCAAACACTTGAAATTCGAAGAAGCTTGAATCCATTTATtactctttcaatttcatttactAGTCCTttgcttaattaaaaaaaaaaaacagcttattTAACCACTCAGGGCTATAAATCAAGCCgtagtgttttttatattttttttaaatatatttgcaataccttaaatatcatttaaaaaaaaaaattaaagctaacCAGCGGCGTAGTTTAGTGTGCAATGCAAAGTCAGTATTTATAGTTAACGTTCAAGTTtgaatatcatttttcaataatttatgtGGTAATTacaaggaggacttttctttcttctctttggtAGTGGTGCCATGTGGCTTCTTCGCACAAGGccgaaacaaaaacaaaggacAAAAATCAGCAACCATTTTCACGCCTAAATAATgaccaaaatagaaaaacaaatgcgTGTTTTTGTTCCAACTCCCAGCTGGGCAGCCTCTTTCTCTCTGTTCCCCACAACTCCCGAGTCCCATCAACACATAATACTCTTCTTTTACACTCTTTTGACCGTCCACTCTTTTACTTGACTCCTCCTCCCTTCTCcactcttcttctctctctctctctatatataggCTCCTTCCCCCCTATCCAATGACCTAAGAAATTAACCAGAAAGAAACACCATCACAATTGCTAGCGCTAGCTGTTCTTGCAAGCTGATCAAACTTGAAATAATATGGGAAACTACACTTCTTGCTGTGCTGTTGTTACCCTCTCAAGTAAACCTAAGACTGCAAAACTTATAAATTCTCAGGGAAACTTAAGGCAAGTAAGTCTCCCGGTAAAAGCTGCAGAGCTCATGCTTGAAGAACCTGGCCATGTCATCGCTCCAGTAGATGAGCTGAAGCAAAGGAGTCGTACAATAGCCATGCGAGCTGACGATGAGCTTCTGCCTGGAAAGGTATACCTGTCAGTTCCTTTAAGTAAGGCAAACTGTAAAATTTCTGCGTCGGAGTTGGCAATCATTGAGTCTACCATAGCTGCTTGTGCGAAAAGGTCGAGCAAGAAGAGAAGTGGTGCTAAGGTTTTGCCTGCTATGGCCGTGGACTTGTGGGAGGAGAAGGGATCAGAGAGTGGGGTTAAGGTCTTGGAAGGAAATGATACGAGCTCTACCAGTTACCGGTTAGTGAATTATAGGCAGTGGACTCTGGCGTTGGAGCCGATACCGGAGGAGTTTTGACCACAGAtgaaccttttttctttctagctaaggtttagagtttttttagagaaaaatcgATACATTGTTGTACACTTGAGATGCAAAGGTAGGGGGTTATTCAGTTaggaaattaagaaatatatatgttcatatggttttctaagaaaaattgataaattgtaCACAAGACTTGCACAAATATTAGCGGCCTTCGTTGATGAACTTGAGacagaaaaaaatcatcattgcaAATTCTTAGCAGTTGCTCAACAACTGCATTCAATTCATTGCAGCTTTTCAATGATCCCAGTTGAGTACTGTTAGAACACAGACCTGATGAAGATTTCAATCTTGtcctttcctttcctataaACTTCTTTAATTTGGCTTCCTCGTATCATAAACACGTCGGTAGTGAAGGTGTGAGTTGAACTTTAAGCGCGTGAGGGAAGGCTAATTTGATGGCTTAAAAACTCTCTAATTTGTCCGTTCTGCCCTATGCAG encodes:
- the LOC18100012 gene encoding uncharacterized protein LOC18100012; this translates as MGNYTSCCAVVTLSSKPKTAKLINSQGNLRQVSLPVKAAELMLEEPGHVIAPVDELKQRSRTIAMRADDELLPGKVYLSVPLSKANCKISASELAIIESTIAACAKRSSKKRSGAKVLPAMAVDLWEEKGSESGVKVLEGNDTSSTSYRLVNYRQWTLALEPIPEEF